The following are encoded in a window of Cervus canadensis isolate Bull #8, Minnesota chromosome 11, ASM1932006v1, whole genome shotgun sequence genomic DNA:
- the LOC122449199 gene encoding putative olfactory receptor 52P1, translating into MADDTTHHYISSFFLVGIPGLQDFHCWIGIPVCLLFSLTMLGNSIIIITIKLEPSLHQPMYFFLCMLAVNDMALASSTAPKMLGIFWLEAHWIDFDICLAQLYFIHTFCIIESALLVAMAFDRYIAICIPLHYTTLLTTTMVVKMGLASVVRAIFMVLPGPFLIRRLPYYTKYVINNAYCEHMAVVKLASANTHVNRTYGISVALSVMVLDLGLIATPYLKILQAVFRLSSQHARSKALGTCAAHVCTILVSYTPALFSFLTHRIGKKVPPSVRIIFASLYLLVPPTVNPLVYGVKTKQIHDQVIGLFFLNKKISEN; encoded by the coding sequence ATGGCAGACGATACTACTCATCACTACATTTCATCTTTCTTCTTGGTTGGTATTCCTGGCTTGCAAGATTTTCACTGCTGGATCGGCATTCCTGTCTGCCTCCTGTTTTCCCTGACCATGCTGGGGAACAGTATAATCATCATTACCATCAAACTAGAGCCAAGCCTCCACCAGCCtatgtatttcttcctttgcATGCTGGCAGTGAATGATATGGCCCTTGCCTCTTCCACAGCCCCCAAGATGCTTGGCATCTTTTGGTTGGAGGCACATTGGATTGACTTTGATATCTGCTTAGCACAGTTGTATTTCATCCACACATTTTGCATAATTGAGTCAGCCCTCTTAGTTGCCATGGCCTTTGATCGCTATATAGCTATTTGCATCCCACTACATTATACAACCCTCCTGACAACAACAATGGTAGTTAAAATGGGTCTAGCTAGTGTGGTCCGAGCTATCTTCATGGTTTTGCCAGGTCCCTTTCTCATTAGAAGACTACCATATTATACCAAATATGTCATCAATAATGCCTATTGTGAGCACATGGCTGTGGTGAAATTGGCTAGTGCAAACACCCATGTTAACAGAACATATGGAATCTCTGTGGCCCTTTCAGTGATGGTATTGGACCTCGGGCTCATAGCCACACCCtatctcaaaatccttcaggcggTCTTCCGGCTCTCCTCTCAGCATGCCCGCTCAAAAGCACTGGGCACCTGTGCCGCCCATGTGTGCACCATCCTTGTCTCCTACACACCTGCCCTCTTTAGCTTTCTAACTCACCGCATTGGCAAGAAGGTGCCTCCAAGTGTCCGTATCATTTTTGCAAGTTTGTACCTTCTGGTGCCCCCCACAGTCAATCCCTTGGTATATGGTGTCAAGACAAAGCAGATTCATGACCAGGTGATTGGTCTCTTTTTcctaaacaaaaaaatttctgaaaactaa
- the LOC122449222 gene encoding putative olfactory receptor 52P1, producing the protein MADNTTHHYISSFFLVGIPGLQDFHCWIGIPVCLLFSLTMLGNSIIIITIKLEPSLHQPMYFFLCMLAMNDMALASSVAPKMLGIFWLDSHRFDFNICLAQMYFIHTFCIIESAFLVAMAFDRYVAICIPLRYTTILTTPMVIKMGLVSVTRGILMVLPCPLLIKRLPYYTKYIINHAYCEHMAIVKLASANTHINRAYGISVALSVMVLDLGLIATSYLKILQAVFRLSSQHARSKALGTCAAHVCTILVSYTPALFSFLTHRIGKKVPPSVHIIFASLYLLVPPTLNPLVYGVKTKQIRDRVIGLFFPNKRISEN; encoded by the coding sequence ATGGCAGACAATACTACTCATCACTACATTTCATCTTTCTTCTTGGTTGGTATTCCTGGCTTGCAAGATTTTCACTGCTGGATCGGCATTCCTGTCTGCCTCCTGTTTTCCCTGACCATGCTGGGGAACAGCATAATCATCATTACCATCAAACTAGAGCCAAGCCTCCACCAGCCtatgtatttcttcctttgcATGCTGGCAATGAACGACATGGCCCTTGCTTCTTCCGTGGCCCCCAAGATGCTTGGCATCTTTTGGTTGGATTCTCACAGATTTGACTTTAATATCTGCTTAGCACAAATGTATTTCATCCACACATTTTGCATAATTGAGTCAGCCTTCCTAGTTGCCATGGCCTTTGACCGTTATGTAGCTATTTGTATCCCACTACGTTATACAACCATCTTGACAACACCAATGGTCATCAAAATGGGTTTAGTCAGTGTGACTCGAGGTATTCTTATGGTTTTACCCTGTCCTCTTCTTATTAAGAGGCTACCATATTACACCAAATATATCATCAATCATGCCTATTGTGAGCACATGGCTATAGTGAAGTTAGCCAGTGCAAACACCCATATTAATAGAGCATATGGAATCTCTGTGGCCCTTTCAGTGATGGTATTGGACCTCGGGCTCATAGCCACATCCtatctcaaaatccttcaggcagTCTTCCGGCTCTCCTCTCAGCATGCCCGCTCAAAAGCACTGGGCACCTGTGCCGCCCACGTGTGCACTATCCTTGTCTCCTACACACCTGCCCTCTTTAGCTTTCTAACTCACCGCATTGGCAAGAAGGTGCCTCCAAGTGTCCATATCATTTTTGCAAGTTTGTACCTTCTGGTGCCCCCCACACTCAATCCCTTGGTATATGGTGTCAAGACAAAGCAGATTCGTGACCGAGTGATTGGTCTCTTTTTCCCAAACAAAAGaatttctgaaaactaa